A stretch of DNA from Halobacillus litoralis:
AGTACACAAGAACCTTTATTAATCGATTCGCACCCTACTTCTTGAACAGGGATGACTTTTTTTATCATGAGTTCTCCATCACTTCCGACCAGAACGAATTCTTTTTCTCTGACCTCCAATTTTATACCATTCAAGACCGGAAGCACCGTCTTTTTACTAAGGACAGAGGCTGCTTCAGACACAGCATCCTTCAGTCTTCCTTTATGTATTCGTAATTCCATATCATGAACCTCCCATCTTTCTACACTCTACATTCTACACGAACGTACGTTTGTCCTTCTATTCTAAAAAAGAACTTTCTATTTTTGAATAGAAAGCTCTTCTCAATTTCATATCCTGTTTAGATCATTACCCTACAACCGGTGTCTTACGTTTATTCTTTACATCGTCGATCACTTGCTGATGATCATGAAATATGTATTCTGGAAGATCACCAAGATCAAAAAAATGATTGCTCAGTGATTCATCGTTCTCTTTTACCAATTCCCCTTCAAAGGACCGGCAACTAAAACAAATTTCTACGATAGCCGCCTGATCTCCGTTCGGAAAAACTTTATGCTTATGAGGCCCTGAATAGATACCGAAAAGGTCCATTTCTTTTAACTCCAAGCCCGTTTCCTCATAGACTTCCCTTCTCGCAGTATCTTGAACTGACTCATCCAGTTCCATAAAACCACCAGGGAGGCCCCAGCTTTTGGAATCTGCTCGCAATTGCAATAATAATTCGTTCTTTTCATTAAAAACGAGCGCTCCCGCAACGACCATCAAAACTTTCTCATGGCCGACCATGGAGCGTAAATGACGAATATAATCCATAGCTTTCTCCCTTTTTATGAAGATTCTCTTAACCCGCTTTTTCGCACGTCGACTTTCTGCATCCGTCCAGCTACACGATACTCATTCGTATTTAAGCGGAAGTAATGACGAGCACCTGTATAAGTGGTGTACCAAAGGTTGTTAATGATCACCATTTCTTTTGTTTTTTTTATCCTTTTGAATCGGATGGAAAGAAGACCCGAACCGTTCATCTTTCCGTTCAATGACTCCAAGCCTGCCTTCTTCATCTAACCACACCGCTAAAATACTATGCATCTTTTCCGCCCCCTTATTTAAATTTGATCGACTGTTCACCGACCAAGTTCATCAACTGTGATGATTCCTATGTTTCTTTAACAACCACTTCAAGGGGATGAACCTCAGAAACCTGATCAGAAAAAATCCACCGTCTGCCTGGTTCAACGAGAAGGAGATAACTATAGCTTCCATCATCTCCCATAAAATTAAGATATGCCCTGTTTATCGGATCGTTGTCTCTGGATGTTAAGCTCTTGCACTGCAATTCTTCACCGGCTTTTTCAACAATACTTGTAAAAAGGCTTGCGCTCTTCTTGTTCTATACATTAAGGATAGCGTTCATTCGCAAAAACCGCCTCAGGTAGTGGAATGATTTTGTCTACGACTTCAGATGGATAAAAATCTCAACTACCGAATTATCCAGAAGTTATAAACCCCTGAAAATCACCATTACCCGTCCTAAAACGTTGACTTTCTGTGGAGCGAAAGCTTTTTCGTGATAAACCAATGAAGGAAAGAGCGCTACCTTTGCCATGGACCGACCGCTTCCGGGAATAGCAATAGACGTTTAGTATTGCTGGACGATCGATCTGTTCATGACTGCATATGTGGAATGCTTCCCAACAATAGGTCTTCCAGCTTCGTATATGTATTTGAACTACATTCTTCAAAAACTCTAACCCGGTCCACTTCAAACACAGGAAAAGGGCGAAACTCCTTATCCGCAGCCTCAGCCATATCGACCAGGTTTTGTTTTGACAAACCATAAGTCGTCTTGGCCAGCGTCAAATGAGGGACGAAATGTTCCAGCTCAAAATAATCATCCACCTGCTTCGAAGTAGGTTTTGTGATCTGAACCATTTGTTTATGCAAGTCAAAGATTTTTTCCGAACACACACTCAAATAAAGCACGTCTTCTCCAAAAAAAGCGGGTACACCTAATTGGACACGAAAGGGATTGGTTCCCCGGCACATTTCTCTCACTTGGTCCAACCATTTCCGGTCAGTGGTGAGACCCCCTTGAGCCTTTAACGTAATATGAGGCTCGACAACTTCAGTGATCGTATTTCCGCTCCACTTTTTCTGAAAGTGGATGACCTTCTCTTTGAAATCTTCCGGTGGTACCCATCCAATGAAATGCTGCATGTTTCTCTCTCCCTACTCAGGTACGTATTTATATCTAGTCACAAACGATGATCCCATCAAGCCTGTGATAAACAGACTTAAACCTCCCAGGAGATTTAATGAATGATTTTCAAATGGAGAGATAAATGAACAAAAAACCACTAAAGGAACAACGGCGAGCATGGCAACCCAAAAACGGTCGATGAAATAAACCTTATGTCTGCAGCTACAATTTTCACAAGAAGCAATAGAAAAGAAAAGATTCGCTGACAAAATCTGTGCCAAGCGAAAAGACTGCCCACAACATTCGCATTGCGTCACCACTCCCACCTCCCTTTCTTCATTACGATGAAGTTACCCCAGAAGTTTCACAGATTGGAAAACATTATGAGGAAATCCGTGACTTCACTCACTCGCATTCAACATCCAAACCCGCTTCCTTCAACCGTTATTCCTATCCTACTCTCAAATCACCTGAGCTCGTCTCAGCCGTTAGATGGTACTCCCCATCCGCTTTTGTACCCCGCACTTCATTGTCTTTTTTCACTTCATAGTCAAGACCCGTCCAGTTGATCGCTGCTTCTCCAGAATTCGACATGTAAACGAGTTGACAAGAGGCCGGTTCTTCTTCATAGAAAAAGCGGATATCCCCGCTTGAAGTAGAAGCTCTCACATCTCCAAGCATCTTTGCTGCCTGGATGCGGATTTCCCCCGACGAGGAACCGAACACGCCTGTCCCATAATCAAACTTCTCCCCAAACAATTCCCCGCTGCTTGTATGAATGTCTGAGTTCCTACTTTCCACCCTTTTCAGTAAAACATCACCGCTGGATGTTTGGATTTGTAAATTCTCTTGAATCACATCTGCCATCGTCACATCACCCGAGCTTGCGGTAAGGGTGGAATGATTGACTGCCAAGCCTTCGACATCGATGTCAGCCGAGGATGTTTCTATCATTAAAGACCCTAAGGTTTCCGCTGGAATTTCTATTAAAAGTTTCATATCTTTCCGCATTTGAATGCCGAACGTCTTTTCCTCATTCACTCTCAATGTCAAGTTCTCCCCCTGTCGATGATGGGAAAGAGTAAAGTGCTCCTTATCTTTCTCATAGACGGTTCCGGATAAAGTAACACTCCACTCCTCACGGTCCACCCTCACCACTTCCACGTCCACAAAAGTCGATTCCACCTGTAGATTCTTAATTGCACCCGCAAATCCTTCCTGCTTATGTAGGTGATAGGTCTTTCCTCCATTCGATCGTTGATAGAGAAGTGCTATACCGACAATCGCTATAATTAAGATTAGTATAAATTCCATAATCAATAACTCCTTTATATTTCTTATGACTCCATCCCCCCTCTAAAAATTCGACAAAACTTTCCAATTACCTCCTAACATTAGTGAAAATCCCTGGTCTATAATGACCAGGGATTCGTTTCATATCTTTCTACTTATATGTGTAGTTTTAATATCCTTTAACTCGAGTTCAATGTCCTCTATCGCTTCAAAACACGACCTTTCATCCTCATCAATCGAACGCGGTTATACCTTTGCACGATAATAAAAGGAAGGTTGAACAAGAGGGCATATGCGACCATAATCCAGCCGGCCCACGGTGGGTTGAACAAGAAGAAAAAAGGAGCCGCCAGCATTTGCATCCAGTGGGAGAGCTCCGAGCGATTCGTCTGCTTTTCAAAACGCTCCCATTGGGACGAACGTCGCAAATGAGCCGCTGACTTTTCCCTCCGAAACCACTTTCGCGCTTCAGGGAGCCGGTCTTTCCACTTTTTCACACCTAGACGCTCATAAACCTTATCCTGTGACTCCCACCTTTTCACACGATATATTCCAGCGAAGGCATTCACAAAAGCATCCGGCACCACAGAGACGAGACTGCTCACGCCAAGATGGATGCACAGCCATGCGACTACATTGACGACCATTAAGAGGAACTCCTTTTCTTATCAACGATCGAGCGGCCTTTCCATGTCGTTTCCTTCATGAAAAAGGTCTTCCACAAAGAGTAAGCAAAAACGAACACGAAAAAGAAAAAGTACAGCGGAAACAAGAGCACATCAAACCACCTGAAGTTACCGATTTCCTTCCAAGTCCTGAACAACACAAACACTAAAGTCACATACCCAATAAAGCCCCACCACCCAAGGGCAGTAAGGTTTACCAAAAAAAGATATAACGGCGGTGAGCCACAAGACATTCGCAAGCGTCATGATGGGGGAAGCTGTTTTTGCCCCTGTTGAAAAGCTTTTGGCCCACCCTTGAATCACTTGTCTCAAATCAGCGTCATACATCCGCATATTCAAAACGCCGTACCCGCTATAGGCTTTTGTTTTTAACCCTCGGGAAGATGCCAATCTTGTAAACGCCAGGTGTTCGACGATTTCTCCCCGTATGGCCTCATGACCTCCAAGCTTCCAATAAGTATCCGTGCCGATCACTAGACACGGGCCGAAACCGCCCTTGGTTCCAAGTTTCTCCTTACATACAGTAGTTAAACCGGAAGAGGCCATAACGACAAGGTGAAATACTCCGGAGAACTTTTCCCAAAAAGAACGCATCTCATGATAAGGATGAACGGTCATGACCGTTTCTTCACCGTCAAAAGCTTTCACCAAACGCTCTGCTCCTCCATCTGAAAACCATGTATCCGCATCAAGGAAAATGAGCGTTTTTCCTTTGGCTGCTTTCGCCCCGTTATAGCAAGCCCATGACTTGCCCATCCAACCGGGAGGTAAAGGAGGATTGTCCACCACTTTCACGCCAAAACTCTCCACGACTTTTCTCGTCTCGTCCTCTGAATCGTCGTCCACGACAATGACCTCACGTTGGGGCCGCTTGGAAAGTAAAGTCGGAAGCAGGCGTTTTAAGTTTTCCTCTTCGTTCCTCGCAGGGATAATCAATGTGTACATCTCTGTATTCTTACGTTTTTCTATAGGAAACGATAATTTATGCCAAAACAGGAGAAGGGTTGATAAAACAGCCAGGATCATCATCCACATTCCGGTCACCTCCCTATGTACTTCCATTGTCACCTCAGAAACACTTGATTATACAAGGACAAGACCGGGTACAATGGTTATTAAAAAAAGAGGGTTCAATGATGCTTAAGTTATGGATGGCACGATTACTGCGACTTTTCCCCAATCAGGCAGAAAGAAACCTGATGGTCCCGTTTCGATATGTACATAAGAAAGTAGACATGGTCGTTGATACCAAGGTGAAACCGACGCCCATCAGCTTATACTATCCGGCTGCAGCTGATGGGAAAAGGTTCCCCGTATATATGAACATGCACGGAGGCGCGTTCATCATGAATGAAAAGAGAATGGACGATCCGTACTGCCGTTTCCTTGCGAATGAAACAGGATGCGTCATCGTCAATGTCGACTATGCAAAGGCGCCTGAATATCCTTTTCCAAAACCTGTGGAGCAGTGCTACGAGATTTACCAATGGCTCAAGTACCATGCAAAAGAACTTCAACTT
This window harbors:
- a CDS encoding NUDIX hydrolase; translated protein: MDYIRHLRSMVGHEKVLMVVAGALVFNEKNELLLQLRADSKSWGLPGGFMELDESVQDTARREVYEETGLELKEMDLFGIYSGPHKHKVFPNGDQAAIVEICFSCRSFEGELVKENDESLSNHFFDLGDLPEYIFHDHQQVIDDVKNKRKTPVVG
- a CDS encoding 2'-5' RNA ligase family protein, with protein sequence MQHFIGWVPPEDFKEKVIHFQKKWSGNTITEVVEPHITLKAQGGLTTDRKWLDQVREMCRGTNPFRVQLGVPAFFGEDVLYLSVCSEKIFDLHKQMVQITKPTSKQVDDYFELEHFVPHLTLAKTTYGLSKQNLVDMAEAADKEFRPFPVFEVDRVRVFEECSSNTYTKLEDLLLGSIPHMQS
- a CDS encoding DUF4097 family beta strand repeat-containing protein; the encoded protein is MEFILILIIAIVGIALLYQRSNGGKTYHLHKQEGFAGAIKNLQVESTFVDVEVVRVDREEWSVTLSGTVYEKDKEHFTLSHHRQGENLTLRVNEEKTFGIQMRKDMKLLIEIPAETLGSLMIETSSADIDVEGLAVNHSTLTASSGDVTMADVIQENLQIQTSSGDVLLKRVESRNSDIHTSSGELFGEKFDYGTGVFGSSSGEIRIQAAKMLGDVRASTSSGDIRFFYEEEPASCQLVYMSNSGEAAINWTGLDYEVKKDNEVRGTKADGEYHLTAETSSGDLRVG
- a CDS encoding glycosyl-4,4'-diaponeurosporenoate acyltransferase, with the protein product MVVNVVAWLCIHLGVSSLVSVVPDAFVNAFAGIYRVKRWESQDKVYERLGVKKWKDRLPEARKWFRREKSAAHLRRSSQWERFEKQTNRSELSHWMQMLAAPFFFLFNPPWAGWIMVAYALLFNLPFIIVQRYNRVRLMRMKGRVLKR
- a CDS encoding glycosyltransferase, whose product is MWMMILAVLSTLLLFWHKLSFPIEKRKNTEMYTLIIPARNEEENLKRLLPTLLSKRPQREVIVVDDDSEDETRKVVESFGVKVVDNPPLPPGWMGKSWACYNGAKAAKGKTLIFLDADTWFSDGGAERLVKAFDGEETVMTVHPYHEMRSFWEKFSGVFHLVVMASSGLTTVCKEKLGTKGGFGPCLVIGTDTYWKLGGHEAIRGEIVEHLAFTRLASSRGLKTKAYSGYGVLNMRMYDADLRQVIQGWAKSFSTGAKTASPIMTLANVLWLTAVISFFGKPYCPWVVGLYWVCDFSVCVVQDLEGNR